CATGGACATTCTGATGCCGGGAACCGACGGCCTTGAAACCACGTTACAACTCACACGGGAATATCTCGACGCGAAGGTCATCGCCATGACCGGTGCCCAAGGCGACCGCAACTTTCTCGACGTCGCGAAACTGTTCGGCGCCCGTCGCGTCTTCGAAAAACCCTTCGACCTCGATAAACTCATGCAAGCTATCGACGAAGAACTCGCCAAGTAGCCAGACGTATCACTCCCACCCTACCGGATCGTAGCCTCGCTCCTTAAGACAACGCTGAACGAACTGTCTATAGGCATTGCTCGGGGGTGAGCGCCGAAAGAGCCCACGGAGAAATCCTCCGGTTGCACCGGCGGCAGCCCCCACCATCGCA
This genomic stretch from Nitrospirota bacterium harbors:
- a CDS encoding response regulator produces the protein MATILVIDDEESIRSLLKEVLQRANHRVLEARDGREGLILYQQNKVDLVLMDILMPGTDGLETTLQLTREYLDAKVIAMTGAQGDRNFLDVAKLFGARRVFEKPFDLDKLMQAIDEELAK